The Myxococcus fulvus sequence CGCGACATCACCGGTTCCACCGCCAACGAGTGCGCGGTGCAGGTGGCGCAGAAGGCGACGGGAAAGACAGACGTATTGAGTCTGTTCCTGTCGCATCATGGGCAGACACAGTTCACCACGGCGATTTCGGGCAACGCCTTCCGGCGCAAGGGCTTCCCAGAGGCGGTGTCGCCGCACTCGGTGAAGGTGCCGGCGCCGTACTGCTACCGGTGTTTCTACAAGGCGAAGTACCCCGGCTGCGGGATGCTGTGCGTGGAGCGCATCAGCGACTTCGTGGAGTACGCGAGCAGCGGCTCGGTGGCGTGCATGCTGGTGGAGCCGGTGCTGGGCAACGGCGGCAACGTGGTGCCGCCGCCGGGCTACTTCCAGGCGCTCAACAAGCTGTGCGAGGAGAAGGGCATCCTCCTCATCGCGGACGAGGTGCAGACGGGCATGGGGCGCACCGGGCACCTGTTCGCCTCGGAGGCGCTGGGCTTCAAGCCGAACATCGTCACGCTGGCCAAGGGGCTGGGCGGCATCGGCGTGCCGGTGGCGGCGGTGCTCTTCGAGGGCACGCTGGATGTGCTGGAGAGCCACGAGCACTCGTTCACCTCGGGCTGCAACCCGGTGGCGCTCACCGCGGCGTCCGCGACGCTGAAGGCGATGACGTCCGGCCACCTGCTGGCGAACGTGCGTCGCAACGGAATCATCCTGGGCGAGCTCTTGCGCACCCTGGCCACGCGTCACCCGTGCGTCGGGGACGTGCGGGGGCTCGGGTACATGTGGGGGCTGGAAATCGTCCGCGAGGATGGCTCGCCGGACGTGGAGAAGACGCTGGCGCTCATCCGCGTGGCGCAGGAGCGGCACCAGCTGGTGTTGCGCGGCTCGCGCTACAGCTTCGGCAACGTGGTGAAGGTGCGGCCGCCGCTCATCGCGACGCAGGACGACCTGGAAGAAATCGTCGCGCGGTTGGGCCGCGCGCTCGCGGACGTGGGCTGACTCGAGGGGGCGTGTCACATGCGGGCATTGGTGTATTCAGCGGCCTGGGAGCTGTCGCTCCAGGAGCGCGCGGAGCCGGCGGCGCCGGTGCGGGACGAGGTGCTGGTGCGCGTGCGCGCCACCGGCATCTGCGGCACGGACCTGGGCATCATCGGCGGCGAGTACGCGGCGAAGCCCGGCGTGGTGCTGGGGCACGAGTCCTCGGGCGAGGTCGTCGCCGTGGGCCCCGCCGTGCGCGACGTGCAGGTGGGGGACCGCGTCGTCATCGACCCGACCTTCTTCTGTGGCCAGTGCCGGCTGTGTCGCTCGGGTCGGCAGAACCACTGTGAGCGCAAGGGCGAGACGGAGACGGGCGTCAGCGCGGACGGGACGATGGCGCCCCTGCACAAGACGACGGAGCGCTTCCTCTACACGTTGCCCGCGCACGTGGGCTTCGAGGAGGCGAGCCTCACCGAGCCCTTGAGCTGCGCCGTCACGGGCGCGAACCAGCTGCGCCTGCGGCCGTCGCTGCGCACGGTGGTGCTGGGGGGCGGACCCATGGGCGTGCTGTACGCGTGGGTGCTGTCGAGCCTGGGGCTGACGGGCACGTTGGTGGAGCGCGCGCCGGGGCGGCGGGAGCTGTGCCGCGAGGTGGTGGACCGACGCTGGGCGGTGGCCGAGTCACTCGACGAGGTGTGCGCGCGCTACGCGAGGGACGCGGCGCCGCTCGACGTGGTGGTGGACACCACGGGCCGCATGGCGGGGGACGTGCTGCCCAGGCTCGCGCGCGGGGGACAGTTGTTGCTGGTGGGGCTCAAGCGTCACGAGGTGCCGCTGGACGTGGGCGCCATCGCGGACCGGAGCCTGTCCGTGCAGGGCTCCATCGATTCGTTGGACGGCAGCTTCGCCACCGCGCTGCACCTCATCGCCTCGGGCGTCATCCCCGCGCGCCGATTGGTGACTCACCAGCTGCCGCTGACGCGCTTCCGAGAGGGGTTGGCGCTGGTGGGCTGCGACGTGGACGCGCGGCGCCAGGGCGCTCCCGCGGGCGCGCTGAAGGTCGTCCTCCAACCCTGATGCGAGCGAGGCCCACGCACATGATTCACGGACTGCTGATTGAAGGCACGGACTACGCGGGCAAGACGACGGTGTGCAAGCTGTTGGGCGCGAGCCTCTCGGCGGCGGGGCTGCCCGCGCGGCTGGGGCACTGCTACGTGCACGACCTGCCCATCCTCGACCACTTCCTGGCCGAGGCGAAGCTCACGCCGGACCTGCTGCGGATTGATTGGTTCTACTCGGCGAACATCCTGTTGGACCTGGCGCGCTGTCATCGCGGGCTGCCGTCGGGGTTCCTGGTGCAGGACCGGCACTGGCTCAGCCAGGTGGGGCGCAACCGCTTCTTCCATCCGGACGCGGCGGGGCTGCCCAGTCAGCTCATCTGGGACGAGCACCTCCCGTTCGCGTTCAATTACTACCTGACGTCCACGCCGAAGGCGAAGCGTGAGCGCTCGCTGCTGCGTCCCTCGAAGTCGGTGCGGGACACGTACCTGCGCGACCACCCCGAGCGTCACCAGGCCTACGACGAGTTCCTCGTGTCGCTGCTGCCGCCCGAGGAGCGCTGGGTGGTGGTGGACACGAGCGAGCTGCGGCCGGAGCAGGTGGCCGAGCGCATCGCGACGGACGTGCTGCGGCGGCTGCATGCGGAGGCGCCGGTGCGTCCGGTGGTGGCGCGCTAGGTGGCGACGGCGGGGGAGCGACGAGGCCCGAGGGGCGGGCAGCCAATGCAGACACGGGGTGGTGACATGGAAGTGCTCGTCATCGGCAACAACACGGTGGACATCGTCTTCTCCACGCGCGAGGCGCTGGTGACGGACGGGAAGGTGCAGGCGGAGGGCCTGCGCTTCTTCGGTGGCGGGCAGGGCGCCAACGTGGCGGCGATGCTCGGCGCGCTGGGGGTCACCACGCGCTACTTCGGTGTCTTCGGTGGAGGGGACTTCGGGAGGCTCGCGCGCGGCTCGCTGGTGGAGGCGGGCGTGCGGGTGGAGGGGAGTCTCACGGTGGCGGACTGTCCGCAGCACACGGCGGCCATCGTGGTGGACACGACGCACGGCACGCGCTCGCTGGTGATGCACAAGGACGCGCGGCTGCGGATGGATGGCGTGCCCGTGGAGGCCGCGCCGATGGACGCGTGTGGCCTGGTGTACCTGGACGGGCACGAGCCCGCCTTCTCGCTGGCGCTGGCGAAGCACGCGCGGGCGCGGGGGCTGCCGGTGTTGGCGGACGCGGAGGTGGCCGACGAGGCCCGGCCGCTGTTGCCGCACCTCACGAGCCTGGTGGCGCCGGGCAAGGTGCTGCGCGAGCTGACGGGGGAGGCCGAGCTGGCCTCGGCCGCGCGGGTGCTGCTGGCCGGAGGGCTGCGCGTGGTGGTGGGCACGCTGGGCGCGGAGGGGTGCGAGGGGTGGACGTCGGGTGGAGAGCACCACCGCGTGTCGGCCGAGTCCTGCGAGGTGGTGGACACGACGGGCGCGGGGGATGCGTTCCACGCGGGCTACATCGCGGCGGTGCTGGCGGGGCAGGGCTTCGGTGAGGCGCTGCGCTTCGCGACGAAGGTGGCGGCGGTGAAGTGCGGCGTACCGGGGCCCCGCGCGGGAGCGGACCGGCTGGCGCTGCTGGGCACGGGACTGGGCGCGAGCGGGGGCGCGTCCTCTTCGCTGCTGTAGCGGCGAGGCGGACACGGGGCCGGGTCATGAGAGTCATTGTCACGGGGGCGAGCGGATTCCTGGGTCGACGGTTGATGCGCGCTCTGCACATCGCTGGAGCCCAGGCCGTGGGGACCTGGAGCACGACGCCGCGCGAGGGCCTGGAGCGCCTGGACATCACCGACGCACGCGCCGTGGACGAGGCCTTCGCGGCGGGACGCTTCGACGTGTGCATCCACGCGGCGGCGCGATGCAACCTGGATGACTGCGAGCGGCACCGGACGCTCGCATCGACCACCAACGTGGTCGGCACGGGCCACGTGGTGGAGGCCTGCCGACGCACGCGCACCCGTCTGGTCTACGTGTCCACGGACCATGTCTTCGACGGCGCACCCGCGAGCGCGTACGTGGAGACGGACGCGCCCCGGCCGTTGCAGCACTACGGCGTCACCAAACGGGAAGGAGAGCTGCTCGCGCTGACGCTCGAGGACGCGCTGGTCCTGCGCGTACCGCTGCTCTACGGCCTCGCGGGGCCGGATGAGAAGGCCACGTTCGTCACGTCCACGCTGGAGCGACTCGCGGCGGGACAGCCCGTGTACGCGGACGGCGAACAGGTCCGCTACCCGGTGCTGGTGGACGAGGTGGCGGCGGTGCTCGCGCGCCTCGCGGAGGGAGGGGTGGGCGGGGTGCTGCACTTCAGCGGTGCCGAGGCCACCACGAAGTACTCGTGGGCGCGGCGACTGGCGCATGCCTTCAACCTGGACGTGACGCTGGTGCACGCGCGCAAGGAGTCGTCGCTCGCGGCGCGTCCTCGCGACAACCGGTTGGGCTCCACGCGACTGTCCGCGCTCGGGTTCGAGCCACCGCTCACGCTCACGGAGGGACTGGACGTCCTCCGTCACCAGCGGGAGGCGGCGCGATGAGGGGGCCGGTATCGGAAGGGGACTGGCGCGGCGTCGTGCGCGACGTGCGCGTGACGGGCCATCGCGTCACCAAGCGCGCCACGCATGGCCGCGACAAGCTGCTGCGAGAAGTGGCGTGGCTGAAGGCGCTTCCACCCAAGGCCGTCGGGTACTTCCCGCGAGTGCTGGAGGTGCGCACGGGGGAGGGCTGGGCCGAGTACGACATGGACTTCTGCCCGTGGCCGGACATGTCGCGCGTGCTGGTGGACGGCACGTTGACGGTGGATGAGGCCATCTCGGGGACGCGCAGCCTCCTCGGCTTCGCCTTCGACGTGCTCTACGCGGACCATCACCGGCCCGCGCCGGAGGACTTCTTCCACGTCAGCTACGTGGACAAGTTCTGGCGCCGAGCGAGCGCGGGCCGTGGCATGTCCGAGCGCTTCGACCGCCTGTGCTCAGCGGAGCAACTGGACATCCACGGCCGGGTGTACCCGAGCGCGGCATCCCTGATGCGCGAGCTGCAACGCGACACCGTGTTGCTCGCGCGACTGCGTCCACCGTGCCTCGGTCGGTTCCACGGGGACTTCAAGTACGACAACGTGCTGTTCGAGCCGGCCACGGGGCGCTTCCTGTTGCTGGACCCGCGCGGCTCCACTGTCACCGGGGACTCCGACAGCGACTACATGGAGGACCTGGCCAAGCTGCGCACGTGCACGCGTGGGCTCTATGACCTGGTACGCGCGGGCGCGGCGCGGGTGAGCGAGGGCGAGGGACGCATCTCGTGGGAGTGGGCCTCGTGGGCCGGGCCCGCGTTGCAGCGCTTCTCCGCGCTGGACGCCTGGCTGGTCGACGAGCTGTCCGTGAAGGCCCGAGCGCGGAGGGACGCGGACTGGCGCGTGCGCCTGGACGTGCTCATGCCGCTGCTGCTCCTGGCGAACGCGCCGTTCCAACTGGCGCCCGTGAATCCTCGCACCGAGGACATCGCGCTCGTCCTGCACGCGACGGGGGTGCGGCTGCTCGCGGAGGCGCTGGAGCTGCACGGCACCCGGGACCTGGGGGTGTCACCATGACGCCGCGAGGCTCACTCCTCCGAGGCTGCCTGGAGGAACCCCGGCAGCACTTCACGCAGCCCCGCGATGACCGCCGCCGCGACGAAGGCATGTCCCACGGACACGAGCGTGGGGCGCACCGCGCGGATGAGCGGCGGCAGGTGTCGCCGGTCCAGGTCATGCGCGGCGTTGACCTCCAGCCCGAGCTGACGCGCCCGGTCCGCCGCGAGCGCCAGAGCCTCCAGTGCACGCTCCCGCGCGGGAGTCTCGAAGCCCTCGACATACGCACGGCAGTTGAGCTCGACCGCCGCGGCGCCCGCCCGCGCGACGAGGTCCACGGCCTCCGGCTCCGGGTCCACGAAGACACAGATGCGCGTGCGCCCCTGGAGCGAGCGCGCCCAGTGCACCAGCCGGGCCTGGTCATCCTCCGCGCGCCAGCCGCGCTGCGTGGTGAGGTGCTGTGCCTCGAACGGCGTCACCACCCAGCAGCCGACGCCGGGCGTCCGCTCGAGCAGCGCCCCCAGGTCCTCGCGCAGGTCTCCGCCCACGTGCAGCGAGGCGCGCTCGTCGCGGATGACATCCAGTCGCGCGAGCGCGGAGACGTCCTCGGGCTTCACGTGCCGATGGTCCGGCCACTGGTGCACGAGCAGCGCGCGGCAGCCTCCGTCGACGAGCACCCGCGCGGCCTCGCCGAGGTCCGGCACGGCGCTCCCTCGCGACGAGCGCAGCAGCGCGACCTTGTTGAGTCCCACGCGAAGCACGGGTGTCGAGGCAGCGGCACGCATCCACGGTCCTCCGGATTCCAGGGGACCCATCCTCGCACGGCCCCCGCACGGGGACTCGCTCGATTCAGGCGGTGGGGTGTGGCCGCCACAGGTGCAGCACGCAGCACGTAGCACGCAGTCACAACCGACACATCAAGGAGCATCACCATGAACAAGCCCCGCAGCGTTGCCATCAAGCTGTCCGCCGACACCATGAAGTGCGTCGTCGGTGGCGCCATCACCACCACCAACATCCCCGTCGTCACCCTGCCTGGGCCCATCATCACGGGCCCGGTGGTGACGGGTCCCATCCTCGAGGGTCCGGGCCGCGTCTTCCCGGTGCTGTGATTTCGCCGGTGAAGGCTGAGCGCGTGGGCCGTTGAGGCTCATGCAGGGGGGCGCGGGCCGCCTGGAAACGGGCCCGCGCCGTCCTTCCTCTTCTTTTTTCCGGTGTGGCGGCCCTCATGACGCAGCTTTCGCGTGACGACCTGGTGGACCTCCTGGGGGTGGACCTGGGCCAGCTGTTGGCGCTCGAGTCCCTGACCCCCGCGCTGGAGGCCGCGGTGTTCCTGTCCGGCTCCCTGGTGGAGGGCATGGGCAACGCCTTCTCCGACATCGACGTGTTCATCGTCGGTGGGGGTGAGCCGAAGGGCACCAGCCTGCACAAGGCGGGGGAGGCGCTCTTCTCCGTGCACATGCTCGGCAAGCGGCGCGTGGACTTCGAGTACTGGAGTGACGCGGCCGTGGAGCGGCTCGCCGCGAAGCTGGCCTCGCTCGACCTGAAGGAGGGTGGGCGGGACAACGTGATGATGGAGCGGCGGATGACAGAGGACGAAATCGTCTTCCTCCACCGCGTGCGCACCGGCGTCGCGCTGATGCACGACAGCCGCCTGGAGCGGCTCCGCGCCCGCTTCGACTTCCATCGCCTGTCGCGGTGGTTGCAGGAGGTGAAGATTCGCGAGGTCGACGACGCGCTCGAGGACCTCTACGGGATGATGGAGCAGCCGGACGTGGCGCTGATGCGCGCGCGCGAGCTGCTCAACTCCGCCTGCGATGCCTTCTGCCACGCGAGGGGCGGCACGAACATCCGCCGCAAGTGGCGCACGAGAATCCTGGGGCAGCTCGCCGCGAGTGGTGACGCGGAGGCGCGCGCCTTCGAGCAGCGCTTCTGGGAGCTCCAGTTCCCCGACGGCGCGCGGCTGAGGACGCAACCGGAGGCGCTCAAGGCGTACCTGGAGACGTGCATCCGGCTGTGCAACCAGCTCACGGATGTCATCGAGGGATGAGCGCCATGGACCTGCTCATTCCGGTCACCCATCTGCGCGTGCGGCGGCGGCGCGCGGAGGGCCAGGTGCACCTCATCCTGGACAACTACTACTTCGATTTGGACGAGGGCACCGACGCCGTCTGGCGCGCCTGTGACGGCGTGAGGACGGTGGTCCAGGTGGCCGAGGTGCTGCATCGCGAGCGGGGCTGGGACCTGGAGCTCGCGCTCGCCGTCACGCGCCACACGTTGGGCGCCTTCGTTCAGCAGGAGCTGGTCTCGCTCGTGGCTCCTCCTTCTTCTTCCAACCCATCCGCAGGCGGTGAGAACCATGAGTGACGGCAGCGGCCACCTTCCCATCATCGGACGTGCCTGGCATCCCTCGACGCGTGAGCCCGGACCGCTGCATCCCGCGATGCGGCTGTCCCTGGCGAACTGGGTCCGCCCCGAGGGGCTCGCGCGGCGCGAGCTGGTGCTCGGTGGAGCGCAGGGCGAGCCCTGGGAGGTGATGACCATCGACAGCGAGAGCGCCGAGAAGGCCTGGCGTGTGATTCCGCTGTTCGACGGGCAGCGCACGCTCTCGGAGCTGGCGCGGGAGACGAAGCTGGGGCTGGAGCTGGTGTCGTCGGTGGCGCAGGACCTGTATCACCGCGCGGTGCTGGTGCAGACGAGCGGGTTCGAGGTGGACGCGCTGGCGTACTACGAGCACCTGCGCTCGCTGGCGGGCATCGCGCAGCAGCGCTGGGGGCCGTCGGCGATGTTGCACCGGTTCTGGACGGGGCCGGTGTCGCGGCGCCTGGCGGTGGGGTACCTGCTGGAGAACTACCACTTCGCGCTGGCGGCCTCGTCGCACCAGAGCGCGGCGGTGGCGTCGCAGCCGACGGAGCGGTTGAAGACCATCCTGAGCGAGCACCTGTCGTTCGAGTACTGGCACCACGCGTGGTTGAAGCGCGGGTTGCTCGCGGCGGGGTTGACGGAGATGGACCTGGAGCGGGCGTCTCCGCTCATCGCGATGCAGGCGCTCATCAACCACCTGCGGTGGTTGGGCATGGCGGATCCGCTGTCGTACTCGGCCTGTATCGGCGTGGGGGAGGGAGACCCGACGGCGCTGGCCACGGTGGGGAAGTTCTGGGAGCGCTTCACCGAGCACGGGGTGTTGCCGGTGGAGGCGTTCGGGCCCTTCCGGGACCATGACGTGGGGGACTGCAGCGATGACCACGACCAGTTCGGGCGGGAGCCGTTCGCGGACTCGGGACCGCTGACCGCGGCGGACCAGGCGCGCATCCGTCGCAGGCTCATCACGTTCTGCCGGTTGACGATGGCGTACCACCGCGAGCTGCTCGACTTCTACGGTCCGGACGAGGGTCCGCTCGTCTTCACCGTGGAGGACTGAGTCGCACGGGCGGGTGACTGTGCCGTGGGTGGGCGATGGGCTCGAAGGGGACGTGTGAGGTGCCGCACGCGCGGCTCGAGTCCGCGATGAAGCAGCGCGTGCATCTGCGCATGAGGTGGAAGCCGCTGGAGTCGCGGCATGGGACGGTGGCCATGAACAGGGGACGTGAGGCTTCACGGCGAAGTGCGAGCGTCTTGGAGCGGGAGTGATGCTCATGCTCGCGAGCACCCTCGAGGTCTCCTCTTTCGACGCACGGCGCGTGTCCGAGGTGTCGCGCCTCTTGGCCGACGGGGTTCATCGATGAGCGTGCTCGCGGACACAGTCGAGGTCTCTGCCTTGGACGCACGAAGTGTGTCCGGGGTGCTGCGCATCCTGCCGGACGAGGTTCGTCGACATCTGGAGCGCACGGGGCGTGTCCGCGTCTTCGCGCCGCAGGAGCTGGTGGCGACGCACGCACA is a genomic window containing:
- a CDS encoding aspartate aminotransferase family protein: MSGLNLKVLPGEGPDVREGASEVATEGVSRAEDFVRGRGIRLVREDGTAFLDAASGTFNVPLGYDHPEVVEAVVEQLRRMAHASSSLMAAQAKQVLSELLAHAPSHLTAGWMRDITGSTANECAVQVAQKATGKTDVLSLFLSHHGQTQFTTAISGNAFRRKGFPEAVSPHSVKVPAPYCYRCFYKAKYPGCGMLCVERISDFVEYASSGSVACMLVEPVLGNGGNVVPPPGYFQALNKLCEEKGILLIADEVQTGMGRTGHLFASEALGFKPNIVTLAKGLGGIGVPVAAVLFEGTLDVLESHEHSFTSGCNPVALTAASATLKAMTSGHLLANVRRNGIILGELLRTLATRHPCVGDVRGLGYMWGLEIVREDGSPDVEKTLALIRVAQERHQLVLRGSRYSFGNVVKVRPPLIATQDDLEEIVARLGRALADVG
- a CDS encoding zinc-dependent alcohol dehydrogenase, whose product is MRALVYSAAWELSLQERAEPAAPVRDEVLVRVRATGICGTDLGIIGGEYAAKPGVVLGHESSGEVVAVGPAVRDVQVGDRVVIDPTFFCGQCRLCRSGRQNHCERKGETETGVSADGTMAPLHKTTERFLYTLPAHVGFEEASLTEPLSCAVTGANQLRLRPSLRTVVLGGGPMGVLYAWVLSSLGLTGTLVERAPGRRELCREVVDRRWAVAESLDEVCARYARDAAPLDVVVDTTGRMAGDVLPRLARGGQLLLVGLKRHEVPLDVGAIADRSLSVQGSIDSLDGSFATALHLIASGVIPARRLVTHQLPLTRFREGLALVGCDVDARRQGAPAGALKVVLQP
- a CDS encoding carbohydrate kinase family protein, translating into MEVLVIGNNTVDIVFSTREALVTDGKVQAEGLRFFGGGQGANVAAMLGALGVTTRYFGVFGGGDFGRLARGSLVEAGVRVEGSLTVADCPQHTAAIVVDTTHGTRSLVMHKDARLRMDGVPVEAAPMDACGLVYLDGHEPAFSLALAKHARARGLPVLADAEVADEARPLLPHLTSLVAPGKVLRELTGEAELASAARVLLAGGLRVVVGTLGAEGCEGWTSGGEHHRVSAESCEVVDTTGAGDAFHAGYIAAVLAGQGFGEALRFATKVAAVKCGVPGPRAGADRLALLGTGLGASGGASSSLL
- a CDS encoding SDR family oxidoreductase, which produces MRVIVTGASGFLGRRLMRALHIAGAQAVGTWSTTPREGLERLDITDARAVDEAFAAGRFDVCIHAAARCNLDDCERHRTLASTTNVVGTGHVVEACRRTRTRLVYVSTDHVFDGAPASAYVETDAPRPLQHYGVTKREGELLALTLEDALVLRVPLLYGLAGPDEKATFVTSTLERLAAGQPVYADGEQVRYPVLVDEVAAVLARLAEGGVGGVLHFSGAEATTKYSWARRLAHAFNLDVTLVHARKESSLAARPRDNRLGSTRLSALGFEPPLTLTEGLDVLRHQREAAR
- a CDS encoding phosphotransferase, coding for MRGPVSEGDWRGVVRDVRVTGHRVTKRATHGRDKLLREVAWLKALPPKAVGYFPRVLEVRTGEGWAEYDMDFCPWPDMSRVLVDGTLTVDEAISGTRSLLGFAFDVLYADHHRPAPEDFFHVSYVDKFWRRASAGRGMSERFDRLCSAEQLDIHGRVYPSAASLMRELQRDTVLLARLRPPCLGRFHGDFKYDNVLFEPATGRFLLLDPRGSTVTGDSDSDYMEDLAKLRTCTRGLYDLVRAGAARVSEGEGRISWEWASWAGPALQRFSALDAWLVDELSVKARARRDADWRVRLDVLMPLLLLANAPFQLAPVNPRTEDIALVLHATGVRLLAEALELHGTRDLGVSP
- a CDS encoding pyridoxine 5'-phosphate synthase; the protein is MRAAASTPVLRVGLNKVALLRSSRGSAVPDLGEAARVLVDGGCRALLVHQWPDHRHVKPEDVSALARLDVIRDERASLHVGGDLREDLGALLERTPGVGCWVVTPFEAQHLTTQRGWRAEDDQARLVHWARSLQGRTRICVFVDPEPEAVDLVARAGAAAVELNCRAYVEGFETPARERALEALALAADRARQLGLEVNAAHDLDRRHLPPLIRAVRPTLVSVGHAFVAAAVIAGLREVLPGFLQAASEE